Proteins encoded together in one Amblyomma americanum isolate KBUSLIRL-KWMA chromosome 1, ASM5285725v1, whole genome shotgun sequence window:
- the LOC144132381 gene encoding uncharacterized protein LOC144132381: MATPPKRPRMSVAQGLLLIELLEQHPPLARAASELSPEYPAARRGELWERIAAALNREGPAVKSAELWGTSGGRLSGRAGHVVQLVGPEQASPPHSLSPPRGHRASVGSVPGTSGLQREHRSAADDTNMSWAGASETTPLELLEEEQQHQHAEIASTQQPTALSTLPSFASPPSPPVPGRPVWRRRQRDEEVADLLRETRRTADLTEARNRRDAEFQARLLEHLNEAAADRRQLTATVADLAAAVRDTREQSVRLHEQLVVAVSFLLLMLHYQIHPPPH, encoded by the exons ATGGCGACCCCACCGAAGAGGCCACGCATGTCCGTCGCCCAGGGGCTGTTGCTGATCGAGCTTCTCGAGCAGCATCCGCCCTTGGCACGGGCTGCGTCAGAGCTCTCGCCCGAGTATCCGGCGGCTCGCAGGGGGGAGCTGTGGGAACGGATTGCCGCCGCACTGAATCGAGAGGGTCCGGCTGTGAAGTCGGCTGAGCTCTG GGGCACCAGTGGCGGCAGGCTATCGGGTAGGGCTGGCCACGTCGTGCAGCTGGTCGGGCCA GAGCAGGCCAGCCCACCTCATTCCCTCAGCCCACCTCGCGGCCACAGAGCTTCAGTGGGCAGCGTACCGGGTACCAGCGGCCTACAGAGGGAGCACCGCTCTGCAGCTG ATGACACCAATATGTCGTGGGCAGGGGCAAGTGAGACAACACCTCTTGAGCTGCTGGAGGAGGAGCAGCAACACCAGCATGCCGAGATAGCCA GCACCCAGCAGCCGACTGCTCTGTCCACACTGCCCTCATTTGCCTCACCGCCCTCACCACCAGTTCCGGGTCGTCCTGTGTGGCGGAGGAGGCAGCGGGACGAGGAGGTGGCTGATCTCCTTCGCGAGACACGGCGCACAGCGGACCTCACTGAGGCTCGCAACAGGAGGGATGCCGAATTTCAGGCACGCCTCCTGGAG CACCTCAACGAGGCTGCTGCCGACAGGCGGCAATTAACAGCCACTGTAGCAGACCTGGCGGCAGCAGTTCGGGACACCAGGGAGCAGTCTGTGCGCCTGCACGAGCAGCTCGTGGTGGCCGTCTCCTTCCTGTTGCTGATGCTCCACTACCAGATACATCCACCACCGCATTAA